Genomic window (Granulicella arctica):
TGCGTATCGCGGAACAGAGATTGCGATGTTTGTGCAGGACGACCTTAAATTGCGACCAAATCTGACGGTGAACGCCGGCGTTCGATGGGAGTTGAACAGTGGTATCAGCGCTGCTCACGGCGAGTTGAGCAGCTTCGATCCGAGCCTGGTCACGCCGTTTCAGCCGGTGCCGGTTGGTGGAACTTTTACCGGTTTTGTAGTGCCAAACAACTATCGGTTGGCGCTACCGGCTGGAATCGAGCGATTGGTCAGCACGAGCCTCGGCAACGACGATATTCCGCTGCATAACTTTGGTCCGCGTGTTGGCTTTGCATGGGAGCCGTTCGGTGCCAGTCAGACTACCGTGCTGCGCGGCGGCTTTGGCTTGTTCTATACGCTGCCGAATGCGAACTCAGTGCTACAGACGTTGGGTAACCAGCCATTTGTCAGTTCGTCCAGCTTGAGCGGTACGGCTGCGGCAGCGTCGACCTTCCAGACGCCGTATACGGTACCGCTTACGCCGGGAGTGTGGCGGCCACGGTCGCAAAACTATACCTTGACCGTGACGTCAGTTGCTCAAAATATCGATTCGCCACTGACCGAGCAGTACAACCTGGATGTGCAGCAGCAGCTGCCCTCGAAGCTTGTGCTTGAGCTCGGGTATGTGGGAACGCGCGGCACACGGCTCGCTGAATCGCGTGCTCTGAACCGTGCATATCTTGCCAGTCCTTCCAATCCGATCAACGGCGTAACTACGAACACGGTCGGGTCGGCCAATCTGCAGGCGCGTGTGCCATACCAGGGATTTACAACAAATGGCGTGACACGCATCGAGACGTACGGATTCTCAAACTACAACAGCCTTCAATCTACGTTGAAGCGGCAGATGAGCCATGGCTTGTTTCTGCAGGCGGCTTATACGTGGAGCAAGGCTATGACGACGGTAACTGGCGGCGACGGGACGAACGGTGTCTTTGCTGGCGGTAGCGGCAACAGCAATGATCCGGATAACCGTTATGCTCGCTATGGACTTGCCGGGTACGATCGGACGAATCGTCTGGTGGTGGCGTATTCATGGCAGCTTCCGAGCCTGGATAACAAGGGGGCGTTCGTCCATGTAGCTACGGGCGGATGGAAGTTCTCGGGTGTCTCGACCTTCCAGTCCGGCAAACCGCTGACCTTCACCGACACTAGAAATGGTACGGCATGGGGCACGGCCAGCCGCGCACAGTACGTTACGGGTATCACAAATAAAAGTGTGCAGAACAAGAACGGCGGATCGATGCTGAACCGTGTGAAGACTAACTCGTACCTCAACCCTGGAACGACGCTGTTCGTTGCGGCTCCTGCGGTGCCATTCAGCGGGCCTGCAGTTCCGGGCAGCACTGGTGTCGGCGCACTGGACTATGGCAACAGTGGTATCGGCGTTGCACGCGGTCCGGGTAACGATAACTGGGACATGGCGGTTGTGAAGACGACACGGGTAGGTGGTCTTCGCGAGGATGCGACGATCGACTTCCGTACGGAGTTCTTCAATGCGTTCAACCATGCGCAGTATGCTAATCCGTCGACGGGTGTTGGAACTGCGAGCTATGGTGTGATCAATGCTTCAGCAGTTGCACCCCGGCTGATCCAATTTGCTCTAAAGTATGTGTTCTAGGATCACTGCAGGTGCGGTGGTTGCCCGGTTGATGAGGCCGTGCGATCAATCCATAACAAGGTAAATGTCTCTTTTAGCTAGTGAGGTTTTATGCGCTCTTCGGCTTTAGTAACGGGTCTTCTGCTGAGTATCTCGCTTCCTCTTTCGGCGGCTGATCATGTTGTCCTTGCCACCCCAACGACGGTCGAATGGGGTCACTACGCTGCCAATGCGAAGCCGGCTGTTACGGTGCAAAGCGGCGATACGGTTAAGATCCAGACGCTTTCCACCTGCGGACCTACGGATCGCCTGATCGCGCGGGGAATCAAGGCGGAAGATATTCCTGCTTACAACGATGCTGTTTACAAGGGATATCCCGAGAAAGAAAAGGGTCCGGGTGGGCATATCCTGACGGGGCCGGTTGCGATCGAGGGTGCAGAGCCCGGCGATGTGCTCGAAGTGCAGATACTCAAGGTGGACATCGATGCGAACTTCGCCTGTAACGGATTCGGATTGCATCGTGGATTCTTGCCGATGGAGTTCCCGTATAGCCGTCAACGGATCATCCCCCTGGATCGGGAGAAGATGATCGGTCATTTTGCTCCGGGCATCGACATCCCGCTACATCCGTTCTTCGGCAGCATGGGGGTTGCGCCGGGCGGGGGAAAGGTCGATAGCGCTCCTCCGTTCGCCCATGCGGGCAACATGGACAATAAAGAGCTTGTTGCCGGGACGACCCTCTATATTCCGGTGGCGGCAAAGGGCGGCTTGTTTGTTGCGGGAGACGGACACGCCGGGCAGGGGAACGGCGAGGTTGACATCACTGCGATGGAGACGTTCCTCACGGGTACATTCAAGTTTGTTTTGCACAAGAACAAGGCGATGTCGTGGCCGCGGGCAGAGACGCCGACCCACTACATCACGATGGGCTTCAGTCCGGATTTGAAGGAAGCTACAGAGCACGCACTGCGGGACATGATTGACTTTCTTGTCGAAGAGAAACACATGACGCGAGATGATGCTTACATGCTTTCGAGCGTGGCGGTGGACCTGGATATCACGCAGCTCGTGGATGGCAACGTCGGGGTGCATGCCATGTGCCCGAAGAACATCTTTACCGTCGCCAAATA
Coding sequences:
- a CDS encoding acetamidase/formamidase family protein, with product MRSSALVTGLLLSISLPLSAADHVVLATPTTVEWGHYAANAKPAVTVQSGDTVKIQTLSTCGPTDRLIARGIKAEDIPAYNDAVYKGYPEKEKGPGGHILTGPVAIEGAEPGDVLEVQILKVDIDANFACNGFGLHRGFLPMEFPYSRQRIIPLDREKMIGHFAPGIDIPLHPFFGSMGVAPGGGKVDSAPPFAHAGNMDNKELVAGTTLYIPVAAKGGLFVAGDGHAGQGNGEVDITAMETFLTGTFKFVLHKNKAMSWPRAETPTHYITMGFSPDLKEATEHALRDMIDFLVEEKHMTRDDAYMLSSVAVDLDITQLVDGNVGVHAMCPKNIFTVAK